The following DNA comes from Candidatus Poribacteria bacterium.
AATCTCATCTATCAGGTACTCACTCGGCTCGGTTTCGAGCAGTTCGAGATTAATATCAACGATCGAAAATTAATCACTGGGATCGGGCAATTCGCTGGCGTGCCAGATGAACAACTCGGTGGACTCTATCGATCCATTGATAAGTTGGATAAAATTGGACTTTCAGGCGTCAGAGACGAATTAGCGGAAAATCAGATTCCGGAACCCGTTATTGAGAAGTTGCTTGCGCTGCTACAAATTGAAGGTGGGACAACGACAGTGCTGAACGCGCTCACTGAACAACTCGGTGCCTCCGAAGTGGCGAGAGAAGGTATCACGGAATTAGAAGAACTGAATGGCTATCTCGAAACGCTTGGGGTGCCGGACGAATTCTATCGGATTAACGTTTCGATGGTACGCGGCTTGGAATACTATACCGGTCCTATCTATGAAACCGTTGTTGAGGAACCGAAAATTGGGAGTATCACCGGCGGCGGGAGATACGATGAACTCATCGGAAGTTTCAGTAGACAGGGTTACCCAGCAACTGGAACCAGTTTCGGCATTGAACGGATTATTGACGTAATGGAAGAATTTGATATGTTCCCGGCGACTGTAGGTAAAACGGTGACACAGGTCTTAGTTACTGTTTTCGATGCTGAACTCGCCCAAGAATCCTTGAAATTGGCGACACTTCTGCGTCAAGACGGTATCCGAACAGAGGTCTATTGCCGTCCGACGCGTCTCAGCGCACAGATAAAATATGCGGATACGAAAGGTATTCCGTATGCTGTCATCCTGGGTTCTGATGAATTAGAGGCAGGTAAAGTGGCGATTCGGAATCTCGCAAGCCGAGAGCAACAGATCGTCCCGAGAGCGGAATTTGTTGAACACATCCAAGAATGGATAAATAGGGGATGAAACAATTTTATCAACGACCTAACTTCACGCGCTACATTGTCCTTCTTTGTTGCATTGTTCAAGCGGTACAACTCACAATCGCGGGGTGTAGTCACACAAAGCCGTATTACCATCCTGATATACCCGACAGCGCGAAACATGAAAATAAAATAGAGGGGACGCTCCGGTACCGTCTATTATTACTGGGTGATGGTGGAGAACCGACATCGGATGAACCTGTCCTAAAAACGCTCACGGAATGGGGGGAGAAGGATGCTTCCAGCACGAGTATTGTTTTTTTAGGGGACAACATGTATCCTGAAGGGATGACGGAACGGAAAAAACATGAAGCATCGGCTCGACTTACACCACAACTCGCTGTTGCTAAATCTACGGGTGCCCATGGACTCTTTATACCTGGTAACCATGATTGGGCGAGTGGGGGCGCGGAAGGATATAGCGCGTTGCGGGCGCAGGAAGAATTTATTAACAACGCTCTCGTAGGTGAATCGAATTTTCTGCCATCTGGTGGCTCACCGGGTCCTGTTGCACTTGAACTCCCGAAGACGGATCCGGTTCTACGGCTTATTGTGTTGGATACGCAGTGGTGGCTCCACCAACATGAAAAACCGAAAAAAGCCCCTGAACAGGTGATAGAGGAACTCGTCGCACTCTTAGATACGCAATTGCCGGTGATTGTTATCGGACACCATCCGTTGGAAACGTATGGTGAACATGGTGGTGCCTACGATTGGAAGGCACACCTCTTTCCTTTCAGATCTTGGAAAAAATGGCTCTGGATTCCGGTGCCGATTGTGGGTTCTGTGTATCCTTGCGGACGATGGTACTTCAGCAGGTCTGACCAGGATCTGAATGGCGCACGCAACAAAAATATGGTAGCGGAGCTAAACCGAGCGTTTGCTATGCGAAAAATGCCACCGCAAGGTCCACCGCTCTTCGTCTATGTTGCCGGGCATGAACATTCCTTGCAGGTTTTGAAAGGCGGAGTTACCGATTATCTTCTCGTGAGTGGGGCGGCGGCGAGCCGAAAAGTGACGGAAGTGATGTCTGGAGACAGTACCTTGTTCGCGCATCAACATACCGGTTTCATGGCGATAGATTTTCTCAACGATGGGAAGGTGTTGTTACAAGTGGTCGAACCTGGAGGGAAAGGTGTCCTATTTCACCGATGGTTGACTGTTGACTGAATTTTGCCAATTTTTATCGGAAATCACAACTAAAAAAACTTTCGAGAATGCCCTACAAGCCCCCTGCAAAAGATGCCCCGCTACAGTAACCCTACCCGATAAATACAGGGGCGTTGTAGCGGGTCAATTCGTAACACTTTAGGTTACTTCACGATATATTTCTGTACAAGCGATAGGCAGGACATATCTTTATCCTGCCTACCTTAACCTTTTTTTAGTTTAGGACGTTAATTCTCCGCTTTGCGATTCTGGCGGGCGTATCTTAAAAATTCCATATCGCGCAAGTAGGGTGCGACTTCATTTAATTGCAAGCGAATATCGACTAAATCGCCTGCGATCTGATTCAACCCTGATTCAACTTCTTGGTAGGCTTGCTTAGAATTGTAGCGATGATAGCCAGACTCGTGTAAAGAATACGAGGTTCCCATCCAAACACATGCAAGTGTAATAACTGTTATCCCGCTGATAATAATTGCTGTTACAGTGGCAATCACAGCTATATATTTGATGATAAGGAAGAGTCCGCCTCCTATTAAAAGCAGTAGTAGTAATGGCATATTTTTCCTCCTTTATTCATCAATACCTTTAGCAACCTCGATGAGTCGTTTGACTTCCTTCTTGAGGGAAACCATTTCTTCTTGAATACGGCTTACTTGCTGCTGTAATGCCTCTATATCACGTTGCGACGCCCCCTTTTCCAAACCGTTTACTTTTTTAGAATAGGATATGCCCATCGCCACACACCCAAGCGTTGTAACTGTAATACCGAGCACAATAATAAGTACGGATTCCATTTCAAGTTCCTCCCATTTTTATGTTGTGTTACAGGATAGAGTCTGCAAAACTGGAAA
Coding sequences within:
- the hisS gene encoding histidine--tRNA ligase → MATPFIKPRVPRGMRDILPEQMIRRQYVIDVVRDVFEEFGFEPLQTPALELSEVLTGKYGPDAEKLIYQAGHVGGKEDISLRYDLSVPLCRVVAMHPQLPKPFKRYQIDPVWRAERPQKGRYRQFFQCDADTVGTESMLADAENVNLIYQVLTRLGFEQFEININDRKLITGIGQFAGVPDEQLGGLYRSIDKLDKIGLSGVRDELAENQIPEPVIEKLLALLQIEGGTTTVLNALTEQLGASEVAREGITELEELNGYLETLGVPDEFYRINVSMVRGLEYYTGPIYETVVEEPKIGSITGGGRYDELIGSFSRQGYPATGTSFGIERIIDVMEEFDMFPATVGKTVTQVLVTVFDAELAQESLKLATLLRQDGIRTEVYCRPTRLSAQIKYADTKGIPYAVILGSDELEAGKVAIRNLASREQQIVPRAEFVEHIQEWINRG